The DNA region GATGAAGTCCGCGACGTCGGGCCCACCGGCGATCTTGTTCATGTAGAACACCGCCGAGGGATCGAACATCGCGCCGCGCTCGGCGACCGCGAGCACCGAGATGGCGTTCGGCATGCCCTTGCTCATCAGGGTGGTGCCGTCGACGGGATCGACCGCGAAGTCGCAGTCGGGGCCGTCGCCGTTGCCGACGTCCTCGCCGTTGTAGAGCATCGGGGCGTTGTCCTTCTCGCCCTCGCCGATGACGACGACGCCGCGCATCGAGACCGAGTTCACCAGCTCGCGCATGGCGTCGACGGCAGCCCCGTCGCCGCCCTCCTTGTCGCCGCGGCCCACCCAACGGCCCGCGGCCATCGCCCCGGCCTCGGTGACCCGGACCAACTCCAGCGCAAGGTTGCGGTCGGGGGCCTCGCGGCGCTTGGTGGGGGCAGGCTGTGCGGGACCGTCAGTCATGCCCGTGATTGTCCCAGAAGCGGATCATTAGTCGGGAGCTGGGATACTGGAGCGGTGAGCACCCCAGGACCGGAATCAGGCGCGGCCGCCGATTCGGCGGCCCCGCAGCCGTCCGGGACCCCCGGAACAGCGATTCCGCATCCGAAGCCGGCCAAGCCGCGGCTGCTGCAGGACGGCCGGGACATGTTCTGGTCCATGGCCCCACTGATCATCGGCTGCATCCTGCTGGCCGGGCTGGTGGGGATGTGTTCGTTCCAGCCCAGCGGGCCGACGCAGGGCGCCGTCCCCAGCTACGACGCCGCCGGCGCCCTGCAGTCCGACGCCGAGACGCTGGGGTTCCCCATCCGGCATCCCGCGGTCCCCGACGACTGGCAGTCCAACTCCGGGCGACGCGCCGGTCTGGACGCCGCCCGCACCGATCCCGACACCGGCCAACTGGTCCGGGCGCTGGTCTCCACGGTCGGCTACATCACCGGTTCCGGCATGTACATGAGCCTGACCCAGAGCAACGCCGACGAGGCCAACTTGGTGCGCTCCATCCAGCCCGACCTGGTCCCCACGGGGGCCGCGGAGGTCAACGGCGTGGCCTGGGTGGTCTACGAGGGCGGTGAGCGCGGCGAGCCGGTGTGGACGACGCGGCTGTCGGCTCCCCAGGGCCAGACCCAGGTGGCCATCACCGGCGCCGGCAGTGTTGACGAGTTCCGTACGCTGGCCACGGCGACACAAACCCAGGCACCGCTGGCCCCGCGAGCCTGACAGGCAGCGCAGAGAAGGAGCATCGTGACCACAGCGCCGGAAGCCGACCTCAGCGGTTGGACTTGCGAGTCCTTCACCGGCGGCGGGTTCACCTACGACGTGTACCGCAAGGGCGAGGGTCCCGGCGTGGTGCTGATTCCGGAGATGCCGGGGCTG from Mycolicibacterium sp. MU0053 includes:
- a CDS encoding DUF4245 domain-containing protein produces the protein MSTPGPESGAAADSAAPQPSGTPGTAIPHPKPAKPRLLQDGRDMFWSMAPLIIGCILLAGLVGMCSFQPSGPTQGAVPSYDAAGALQSDAETLGFPIRHPAVPDDWQSNSGRRAGLDAARTDPDTGQLVRALVSTVGYITGSGMYMSLTQSNADEANLVRSIQPDLVPTGAAEVNGVAWVVYEGGERGEPVWTTRLSAPQGQTQVAITGAGSVDEFRTLATATQTQAPLAPRA